The nucleotide window TCAACGACTCCCTGGAGCACGCCGACCAGCTCGCCCGGCTCATCGACCGCAGAAAGGGCAAGATCAACCTCATCGCCTACAACGCCACCGAGGGCATGCCCTACGACGCCCCGGAACGCGACAAGGTCGAAGCCTTTGAAAAACGCCTCTGGGATCACGGCCTCACCGCCTTCATCCGCCGCTCCATGGGTGCCGACATCAAAGCCGCCTGCGGCCAGCTCAAGGCCGAGGAAATGAAGTAGGATTGCCTCCGGCGGCTGGGGGAAGGGGAAGGAAAAACCTTTCGAGAAAGGTCTTTCCTTCCCCTTCCCCCAGACCCCCATCCCCTTTCTTTTCCAAAGCTTTTTGTGTCGCCTGGCGGCGAGGGCTCTTGGTTGTCGAAGAGCTTTGCCCAAGCACCAAGAGCGCCTTGGGTGGCAAAGCCACCCAACAGCGGGTTCTCGGCACCGTCCCGAATAAAAGTCTTTGGATAACGAAAACGGCGTCAATGAAGCAACACGCCGCGCTCTCCCATCTTCCAATTCCCCGACCAATTATCTAGCTGCTTAAGCGAAGCGGAAAGCAGCCCGCACACAACGGCGTGAGGCTTGTGAGAGTGGGTCGAATGTGGATTTTATCCAGCGAAAATCACCGCAGGCGTAGCCGTCTACGGTGAGGATGGTTTTCGCTGGAAAAATTCGCAGGCGGCCCGCTATCGCAAGCCGGGTCACTGCACAGCAGGCTGGGAAGAAGAAGGCTGCCCGGACACCACGACCATGTTGCGGCCGTTGTTCTTGGCCTGATAGAGCGCCTTGTCCGCCTTGATGATCAGGTCGTCGTCGGAAGTCAGCGCGCCGCCTTCCACCGAGGCAACGCCTATGGAGGCGGTGACGGTGAACACGTTGTCCTCGAACGAGAACTTGCAGGACTCGACGTTTTCGCGCACGCGCTCGGCCAGCTTCCAGGCGGCCTCTTCCGAGGTGTGCGGGAGCAGGACCACGAACTCCTCGCCGCCGTAACGGGCGGCCAGGTCGGTGGTGCGGAATGTCTTGGTCAGGATTTCGCCCACCTTCTGCAGCACCATGTCGCCCGCCTTGTGTCCGTAGGTGTCGTTCACGGACTTGAAGTGGTCGAGGTCCACCATGAGCAGGGAGAGGTCGTGGTTGTAGCGGCGTCTGCGCTTGATCTCGTAGACCAGCCGCTCCTCGAAGGAGTGGCGGTTGTAGATGCGGGTCAACCCGTCGCGGTCGGCGCGCAGCTTGACTTCCTTGAAGGTCAAGGCGTTGCGCAGGGCCAGGCCGATGTGGTTGATGGCCGAGCGGAATGTCTCCACCTGGTCCTTGCCCAGCCGGTGCCCGGGCTCGCAGAGCAGGGCCAGGCAGCCGAATGTCTCGTTGCCTGCGGTCAGGGGCATGGTCACCAGCCTGCCGTCATCGGGCTTGTGCGCGTACTCGGGCCGCCGCGCCGGATCGGTGTGCACGACCTGGAACCCGTTGACGGGTCCGGACCCCATGGTGGACGCCGAGGCCATGAGGTGCTCCACCCATGCGGACTCGGTGGCCGGGGGCATCTTCCCGTTGAGGAAGATTTCCACGTCCGCCACCTCGGATGCCTGTTGGCGGTTCCAGAAGGCGGCGTTGAGCACCTTGACGGGCAGCACCAGGGACAGGGTTTCCTTGGCGTTGGCCAGGATGGTGGTGGCCTCCAGCGACTCGGTGGCCGAGGCGAGGATTCTGTTCAGGAACAGGAGCTGGTCGGTCTTGCGGGAGAGCAGCTCGCGTTCCAGCATGATCTCTTCGGTCATGCGGTAAATATCGGAATACATGGAGGTCACTTCCTTGGCCCGGAACATGACATCCTGAATCTTCGGGCGGGTCAGGGGGGTGCGGACAACGGTCAGGAATCCTTCGGCCAGCACCTGTTCCATTTCCAGGTCCGTGTCGCCGTGGTCCTGGATCAGGATGCGCTGGGTGGAATCCTGGTTGCGGTATGCCTCCCTGCGGAATTCGGGGAATGAGGTCCACACGGACCAGGGTATCCAGGCCGCAGACGGTTTTTCGTCGTGCGTCAGGTCGCGATCGTTGGGCAGCGAATCCGCCGGATA belongs to Pseudodesulfovibrio portus and includes:
- a CDS encoding sensor domain-containing diguanylate cyclase; this translates as MAKMIKRSRRPELMWGLGLDKTLAQQIEKGVGPGFHLRNYPADSLPNDRDLTHDEKPSAAWIPWSVWTSFPEFRREAYRNQDSTQRILIQDHGDTDLEMEQVLAEGFLTVVRTPLTRPKIQDVMFRAKEVTSMYSDIYRMTEEIMLERELLSRKTDQLLFLNRILASATESLEATTILANAKETLSLVLPVKVLNAAFWNRQQASEVADVEIFLNGKMPPATESAWVEHLMASASTMGSGPVNGFQVVHTDPARRPEYAHKPDDGRLVTMPLTAGNETFGCLALLCEPGHRLGKDQVETFRSAINHIGLALRNALTFKEVKLRADRDGLTRIYNRHSFEERLVYEIKRRRRYNHDLSLLMVDLDHFKSVNDTYGHKAGDMVLQKVGEILTKTFRTTDLAARYGGEEFVVLLPHTSEEAAWKLAERVRENVESCKFSFEDNVFTVTASIGVASVEGGALTSDDDLIIKADKALYQAKNNGRNMVVVSGQPSSSQPAVQ